The following nucleotide sequence is from Clostridia bacterium.
AAAACTAAGTATTTTTTTTTGAGAAAAGGTATATAATTGGAAAAAAAATATTTTTAAAAAAGGATTTTGGTGAAATATCTAGAAAGTATATTAAAGTGTCGAAAAAACATATTTGTGTTTGGGGTGTGAATGTTTATGAAAAGTATGGATGTAATAAATTTATTGGAAAAAGCAATGACTGGTAGTGCCTTAAGGCATACGGTGTTAACTAATAATTTGACTAATGTCAATACTCCTAATTTCAAGCGAAGTGAGGTTGATTTTCGCTCTACTCTTGAGGATGCACTTGATTCACAATTGGCCGTGAAAACAACTAAAGCAGCTCATTTGCAGACCAATTATTTTCAAGGTAGTCCTCAAATTAGTGTGGATAGACAGACAAGTTTACGCAATGATGGCAATAATGTTGATTTAGATGTAGAATTGGCTAATTTGGCTGAAAACAGTATTTATTATAATAGTTTAGTTCGTTTTCTATCTTCACAGCTTTCTTTACTGCGGCAGGCCATAACTGAAGGGAGGCGTTAGTTTTGAATTTGATGAGATCCTTAGGTATTAGTGCTTCTGGTCTTAGTGCCGAACGTTTGCGGATGGATGTAATTTCGGCAAACATCGCTAATGCTAATTCTACACAAACAGTGGAGGGAGGGCCTTATCGAAGGAGGGTAGTGCTTTTAACTTCTCGTGAAAGGACTCCTGGTTTTAAAAGTATTTTACAAGATTCTTTGGTCAATAAAACAGCTTATGCTGGGGTAAAGGTATCTGGAATAGTAGAGGATGAGTCACCCTTAAAAATGGTTTATGATCCTACTCATCCCCATGCCTCGGCAGATGGTTATGTAGCTTACCCTAATGTGGATGTTATGAAAGAAATGGTGGAATTAATCACGGCCTCACGTGCTTATGAGGCCAATGTAACAACTCTTAATTCCACCAAAAATATGTTTATGAAAACTTTAGAAATTGGCCGAGTATAAGGAGGTTGCGAATGGAAATCAAAGGAATGGGGCTGTTGCCACTTACCAAGTCGACCAAAGTTAATCCCGTAAAAGAAAATGTGGAGGACTTTGGCACTTTTTTAAAGGACGCCTTAGGAA
It contains:
- the flgC gene encoding flagellar basal body rod protein FlgC, coding for MNLMRSLGISASGLSAERLRMDVISANIANANSTQTVEGGPYRRRVVLLTSRERTPGFKSILQDSLVNKTAYAGVKVSGIVEDESPLKMVYDPTHPHASADGYVAYPNVDVMKEMVELITASRAYEANVTTLNSTKNMFMKTLEIGRV
- the flgB gene encoding flagellar basal body rod protein FlgB — its product is MFMKSMDVINLLEKAMTGSALRHTVLTNNLTNVNTPNFKRSEVDFRSTLEDALDSQLAVKTTKAAHLQTNYFQGSPQISVDRQTSLRNDGNNVDLDVELANLAENSIYYNSLVRFLSSQLSLLRQAITEGRR